The following coding sequences are from one Comamonas koreensis window:
- a CDS encoding PaaI family thioesterase: protein MLPFEVEIPFVSHLGFRLHRWENGEAELHYRARPEHLNSYEVTHGGASMTLLDVTMAHAARSAIPGSGAVTIEMKTSFMAPAKGALVAKGKLLSRSSRMAFCEAWLYDEQGALCSHATGTFKYVMPEVVQSLQAAKKQIKTD, encoded by the coding sequence GTGCTGCCCTTTGAAGTTGAAATCCCCTTTGTCAGCCACCTGGGCTTTCGCTTGCACCGCTGGGAAAACGGCGAGGCGGAGCTGCATTACCGGGCCCGGCCCGAACACCTCAATAGCTACGAAGTCACCCATGGCGGTGCATCGATGACCTTGCTTGATGTGACGATGGCCCATGCGGCGCGCAGTGCCATCCCCGGCAGTGGCGCGGTGACGATTGAGATGAAAACCAGCTTCATGGCGCCGGCCAAAGGCGCCTTGGTGGCCAAGGGCAAGCTGCTCTCGCGCAGCAGCCGCATGGCGTTTTGCGAGGCCTGGCTCTATGACGAGCAGGGTGCCTTGTGCAGCCATGCAACGGGCACGTTCAAGTACGTGATGCCCGAGGTCGTGCAGTCTTTGCAGGCCGCCAAAAAGCAGATCAAGACCGACTGA
- a CDS encoding GNAT family N-acetyltransferase — protein MPKPSSTVDQLSWSFQPFSALNLQQLYDLLHVRCQVFIAEQVAFQDLDYKDQDAWHLLGRDAQGVLQAYVRVLPPGLAYPEPSIGRVAVMQAMRGTGAGWELMRHAMAETDRLWPGTAIRIGAQAYLQKFYEGCGFDVVSEPYLEDGIPHLTMLYPGKPQVVESVAI, from the coding sequence ATGCCAAAGCCTTCTTCAACAGTGGACCAGCTGAGCTGGTCCTTCCAGCCCTTCTCGGCACTCAATCTGCAGCAACTCTATGACCTGCTGCATGTGCGCTGCCAGGTCTTTATTGCCGAGCAGGTCGCCTTCCAGGACCTGGACTACAAAGACCAGGACGCCTGGCACCTGCTGGGGCGTGATGCGCAAGGCGTGCTCCAAGCCTATGTGCGGGTGCTGCCGCCGGGACTGGCCTATCCAGAGCCGTCGATTGGCCGCGTGGCCGTCATGCAGGCGATGCGCGGCACGGGGGCTGGCTGGGAGCTGATGCGCCACGCAATGGCCGAGACCGACCGCCTGTGGCCAGGCACCGCCATTCGCATTGGCGCGCAGGCCTATTTGCAAAAATTCTACGAAGGCTGCGGATTCGACGTTGTCTCCGAGCCCTATCTGGAAGATGGCATTCCCCACCTAACCATGCTCTACCCGGGCAAGCCCCAGGTGGTGGAAAGCGTCGCCATATGA
- a CDS encoding helix-turn-helix transcriptional regulator, protein MTTPLMATLVAARKAQQLTQAQLAEQAGLSRMAVQRTETGDVDPRYSTVAEMARVLGMQLVAVPADLLPALQAFIQSGGKFLGQPTGAEAPPSVVDSLAGRQP, encoded by the coding sequence ATGACTACCCCCTTGATGGCCACCTTGGTGGCAGCCCGCAAAGCCCAGCAACTGACCCAGGCCCAATTGGCCGAGCAGGCGGGGCTCTCGCGCATGGCGGTGCAGCGCACTGAAACCGGCGATGTCGACCCGCGCTACTCGACCGTGGCCGAAATGGCCCGGGTGCTGGGCATGCAGCTTGTGGCAGTGCCGGCAGATCTTTTGCCCGCGCTGCAGGCCTTTATCCAGTCGGGCGGCAAGTTTTTAGGCCAGCCAACCGGTGCGGAGGCGCCACCTTCGGTCGTGGACAGCCTGGCCGGTCGCCAGCCCTGA
- a CDS encoding polyphenol oxidase family protein, protein MSSAASNHFPADWLLPEWPTPPGVFALCTTRAGGASEGLFGTTNLSFNVGDVPGHVQSNRQLLAQAMQALEQQAGYGADQARPRQPVFVRQVHGRHVQVLGEGGGEEQPADASVSDVPGLGCTVMAADCLPVLFCHQQLPVVGAAHAGWRGLLGQDGLGVLENCFAAYADRVRRQAGQAGLSDNQIATQTMAWLGPCISQPAFEVGAEVQAAFVGPDPDCAPLFEPGAPGKYFANLSGLARYRLQRLGLAQLFGNDGSQDWCTVANKERFFSHRRDGSPGGGTGRFAACIWVA, encoded by the coding sequence ATGAGTAGCGCTGCGTCCAACCACTTTCCCGCCGACTGGCTGCTGCCCGAGTGGCCCACGCCACCGGGTGTGTTTGCGCTCTGCACCACGCGCGCTGGCGGCGCCAGCGAAGGCCTGTTTGGCACCACCAACCTGAGCTTTAACGTGGGCGATGTTCCCGGCCATGTGCAAAGCAACCGTCAGCTGCTCGCCCAGGCCATGCAGGCGCTGGAGCAGCAGGCCGGCTACGGTGCCGACCAGGCCCGCCCCCGTCAGCCGGTATTTGTGCGCCAGGTGCATGGCAGGCATGTGCAGGTGCTGGGTGAAGGCGGCGGCGAGGAGCAGCCGGCCGATGCCAGCGTCAGTGATGTGCCAGGGCTGGGCTGCACCGTCATGGCAGCCGACTGTCTGCCGGTCTTGTTCTGTCACCAGCAGCTGCCGGTGGTAGGCGCCGCCCACGCCGGTTGGCGGGGTTTGCTGGGACAGGACGGGTTAGGGGTGCTGGAGAACTGCTTTGCGGCCTATGCCGATCGGGTGCGCCGGCAGGCGGGCCAGGCTGGCCTGAGCGATAACCAGATTGCCACGCAGACCATGGCCTGGCTGGGTCCATGCATCAGCCAGCCCGCGTTTGAAGTGGGTGCCGAGGTGCAGGCCGCCTTTGTCGGGCCGGATCCGGATTGCGCGCCGCTGTTCGAACCCGGCGCGCCGGGCAAGTATTTTGCCAACCTGAGCGGGCTGGCCCGCTACCGCTTGCAGCGCTTGGGCCTTGCGCAGTTGTTTGGCAATGACGGCAGCCAGGACTGGTGCACCGTGGCCAACAAAGAGCGGTTTTTCTCGCACCGGCGAGATGGCTCACCCGGTGGGGGCACCGGGCGCTTTGCCGCTTGCATCTGGGTGGCCTAG
- a CDS encoding MFS transporter, with protein MQPASLSEGLPMPERRLAMLVIVLGLIVAVLDGSIMNLALPTVAKELQASPAEAIWVINAYQLGTLGLLLPLAALGERIGYRKVYLVGLVCFTLASAVAMLAQSLWLLIAARGLQGMGAAGVMAVNAALVRLTYPAAKLGKGMALNSLVVAISSVAGPGVAALILSVASWPWLFAINVPLGILTLWLGRKALPRNPQQLLDAPHAKLTPIDVALNFAMFSLVFLGAERIGARHGMESGGASASGWLMLGLGLLLGAWYVLRQRKLSLPLLPLDLLRIPVFALSMGASIGAFAAQMLSFIALPFLLLDALQRSHFAAGMLMTAWSVAIVMVAPLAGRLIGRVEDGLLGGIGMAILAMGLLSLALLPVDPSDLNIGWRMALCGLGFGLFQSPNNHTIVTSAPLARAGAASGMLGTARLTGQSLGAVLVAIIFTLWPVASGHGTTVALYLAAGFAAMSGVFSSLRLRHSAH; from the coding sequence ATGCAACCGGCCTCGCTGAGCGAGGGTCTGCCCATGCCCGAGCGGCGCCTGGCGATGCTGGTCATTGTGCTGGGCCTGATCGTGGCCGTGCTCGATGGCAGCATCATGAACCTGGCCTTGCCCACGGTGGCCAAGGAACTGCAGGCATCGCCTGCCGAGGCGATCTGGGTCATCAATGCCTACCAGCTGGGCACCTTGGGCCTGCTGCTGCCCTTGGCCGCACTGGGCGAGCGCATTGGCTACCGCAAGGTCTACCTGGTGGGTCTCGTGTGTTTTACGCTGGCATCGGCCGTGGCCATGCTGGCCCAGTCGCTGTGGCTGCTGATTGCAGCGCGCGGCCTGCAGGGCATGGGCGCGGCCGGGGTGATGGCCGTCAATGCCGCACTGGTGCGCCTGACCTACCCGGCGGCCAAGCTGGGCAAGGGCATGGCGCTTAACTCGCTGGTGGTGGCCATCTCGTCGGTGGCCGGCCCTGGTGTGGCGGCATTGATTTTGTCGGTGGCCAGCTGGCCCTGGCTGTTTGCCATCAATGTGCCGCTGGGCATTCTGACCTTGTGGCTGGGCCGCAAGGCCTTGCCGCGCAACCCGCAGCAGCTGCTGGATGCACCGCATGCCAAGCTGACCCCCATCGATGTGGCGCTGAACTTTGCGATGTTCTCGCTGGTGTTTCTGGGTGCCGAGCGCATCGGCGCGCGCCATGGCATGGAGTCGGGCGGCGCGTCCGCCTCAGGCTGGCTGATGCTGGGCCTGGGCCTGCTGCTGGGCGCCTGGTATGTGCTGCGCCAACGCAAACTGAGCCTGCCTTTGCTGCCGCTGGACTTGCTGCGTATTCCCGTTTTTGCGCTGTCCATGGGGGCGTCGATTGGGGCCTTTGCAGCGCAGATGCTGTCCTTTATTGCGCTGCCTTTCTTGCTGCTCGATGCGCTGCAGCGCAGCCATTTTGCCGCCGGCATGCTAATGACGGCCTGGTCGGTGGCCATCGTGATGGTGGCCCCGCTGGCGGGCCGGCTGATTGGCCGGGTGGAAGACGGCCTGCTGGGCGGCATCGGCATGGCGATTTTGGCGATGGGCCTCTTGAGCCTGGCGCTGCTGCCGGTGGACCCGAGCGATCTCAACATCGGCTGGCGCATGGCCTTGTGCGGCCTGGGATTTGGGCTGTTCCAGTCGCCCAACAACCACACCATCGTGACCTCGGCGCCGCTGGCCCGCGCAGGCGCTGCCAGCGGCATGCTGGGCACGGCGCGGCTGACTGGGCAATCGCTGGGCGCTGTGCTGGTGGCCATCATCTTCACCTTGTGGCCAGTGGCCAGCGGCCATGGCACGACGGTGGCGCTGTATCTGGCAGCCGGCTTTGCCGCGATGTCGGGTGTGTTCAGCAGCCTGCGACTGCGGCATTCAGCGCATTAA
- a CDS encoding type II toxin-antitoxin system HipA family toxin, whose protein sequence is MSTSIRYLRLYMHLPGSMGGGRRAIGYLSQYGDILRVSFEDSYIADPERPVLSLSYQGATEADTQRILHAARDARLVRTDGRWPVYFQNLLPEGHNRQRLAAERGCSPDDEFELLAAAGHDLMGALEVEPVPRDEAIPDVVRHWHTSQGLDVLEPGFVEFPVADAASLPGIVTKFSAVQDGRRYTVRRRGAAGSVILKLPSTQHPDLVANEFSCYQLCQSLGLTTADAQIISRAQADLPEQLPFDEILAVQRFDHLPDGTRVHMEEFNQALGYAPRHKYGKGLQQDWPTMLRVLDRLSPQPVADTREFLARTVAAILMGNTDAHLKNWALVYPDGRQPRLAPVYDCVCVAAFIDGSAPQQYAVNKAIDSSMRALSWDDVAALLKAAGLLRVPRHISLLKDMVRQAQSAWPALLAQAPAGMATVVQQRLRGGVAIATL, encoded by the coding sequence ATGAGCACCTCCATCCGCTACCTGCGTCTTTATATGCACTTGCCTGGCAGCATGGGCGGGGGGCGGCGCGCCATCGGCTACCTGTCGCAGTACGGCGATATCCTGCGCGTCTCGTTCGAGGACAGCTATATCGCGGATCCGGAGCGGCCTGTGCTCTCGCTCAGCTACCAGGGCGCGACGGAGGCCGACACCCAGCGCATCTTGCATGCCGCGCGCGATGCCCGGCTGGTGCGCACCGATGGGCGCTGGCCGGTCTATTTCCAGAATCTGCTGCCCGAAGGCCACAACCGCCAGCGCCTGGCCGCTGAGCGGGGCTGCTCCCCCGATGACGAGTTTGAGCTGCTGGCCGCTGCCGGACACGACCTGATGGGCGCGCTGGAGGTGGAGCCGGTGCCCCGCGACGAAGCCATTCCCGACGTGGTGCGCCATTGGCATACCTCGCAAGGCCTCGATGTGCTCGAGCCCGGTTTTGTCGAGTTTCCGGTGGCCGATGCCGCGTCGCTGCCGGGCATCGTCACCAAGTTCAGCGCGGTGCAGGATGGCCGGCGCTACACCGTGCGCCGCCGGGGCGCGGCGGGCAGCGTGATCCTGAAGCTGCCCAGCACCCAGCACCCGGACTTGGTGGCCAACGAGTTCAGCTGCTACCAGCTGTGCCAGTCCTTGGGGCTGACGACGGCCGATGCGCAGATCATCAGCCGCGCCCAGGCCGATCTGCCCGAGCAGCTGCCGTTTGACGAGATATTGGCCGTGCAACGCTTTGACCACCTGCCCGATGGCACACGCGTGCACATGGAAGAGTTCAACCAGGCGCTGGGCTATGCGCCGCGCCACAAGTACGGCAAGGGCCTGCAGCAGGACTGGCCGACGATGCTGCGCGTGCTCGACCGCTTGAGCCCGCAGCCTGTGGCCGATACCCGGGAGTTTCTGGCACGTACCGTGGCCGCGATCCTGATGGGCAATACCGATGCGCACCTGAAGAACTGGGCGCTGGTCTACCCCGATGGGCGCCAGCCGCGCCTGGCCCCCGTCTACGACTGTGTCTGCGTCGCGGCCTTCATCGACGGTTCGGCCCCGCAGCAGTATGCCGTCAACAAGGCCATTGACAGTAGTATGCGGGCGCTCAGCTGGGACGATGTGGCGGCCCTTCTGAAGGCCGCCGGTCTGCTGCGCGTGCCGCGCCATATCAGCCTGCTCAAGGACATGGTGCGGCAGGCGCAGAGCGCCTGGCCCGCCTTGCTGGCCCAAGCGCCTGCCGGCATGGCGACCGTGGTGCAGCAGCGTTTGCGCGGGGGCGTGGCCATCGCCACGCTGTAA
- a CDS encoding PHA/PHB synthase family protein, with amino-acid sequence MTQQPYWGLGSDQFQQLSQMTQQWMERMQSMQTMASPFNAVGAPQGFTAGLGALPAGAPPVSFDMEKLQAIQAQYAQAALALWTEGAKGEVSLPKDRRFAGDAWQHNPVSTFTAASYALHAKTMMDMADAVQGDEKTRARVRFGVEQWLAATAPSNFLAFNAEAQKKALDTQGQSIAQGLQNMLADMRQGHVSMTDESLFEVGRNVATSEGAVVFQNELFQLIEYKPLTTQVYERPMLFVPPCINKYYILDLQPDNSLIRYSVAQGHRTFVVSWRNPDASLGGKGWDDYIGGAVLEAIEVVKAISGKPQINALGFCVGGTMLVNALAVLAARGDDSVASATLLTTLVDFQDTGILDVFIDENFVKFRELTMGQNGLMPGQELASTFSFLRPVDLVWNYVVGNYLKGETPPPFDLLYWNSDCTNLPGPYYAWYLRNFYLENKLVQPGALSVCGEKLDVGKIDMPLYIYGSREDHIVPIGAAYASTQVLGGDKRFVMGASGHIAGVINPPAKNKRSHWLREDGQLPADIDAWIDGADELPGSWWTDWSQWLAQHAGKKVAAPKSYGRARTDYRELEPAPGSYVQAKA; translated from the coding sequence ATGACGCAGCAACCGTATTGGGGACTGGGCAGCGACCAGTTCCAGCAACTCAGCCAGATGACCCAGCAATGGATGGAGCGCATGCAGTCCATGCAGACCATGGCATCTCCTTTCAATGCGGTAGGCGCACCTCAGGGCTTCACCGCCGGTCTGGGGGCCCTGCCAGCGGGCGCGCCCCCCGTCAGCTTTGATATGGAAAAGCTGCAGGCCATTCAGGCGCAGTACGCGCAAGCGGCCTTGGCGCTGTGGACCGAAGGTGCCAAGGGCGAGGTGTCCCTGCCCAAGGACCGGCGCTTTGCCGGCGACGCCTGGCAGCACAACCCTGTGTCGACCTTCACCGCCGCCAGCTACGCGCTGCATGCCAAAACCATGATGGACATGGCGGACGCCGTGCAAGGCGACGAGAAAACCCGCGCCCGCGTCCGCTTCGGCGTGGAGCAGTGGCTGGCAGCCACGGCGCCCAGCAATTTCCTGGCCTTCAATGCCGAGGCGCAGAAAAAGGCGCTTGACACCCAGGGCCAGAGCATTGCGCAGGGCTTGCAGAACATGCTGGCCGACATGCGCCAGGGCCATGTCTCGATGACCGATGAGTCGCTGTTTGAAGTAGGGCGCAATGTGGCCACCAGCGAAGGGGCCGTGGTCTTCCAAAATGAGCTGTTCCAGCTCATCGAATACAAGCCGCTGACCACCCAGGTCTATGAGCGCCCCATGCTGTTTGTGCCCCCGTGCATCAACAAGTACTACATCCTGGACTTGCAGCCCGACAACTCGCTGATCCGCTACAGCGTGGCCCAGGGCCACCGCACCTTTGTCGTCAGTTGGCGCAACCCGGATGCCAGTCTGGGGGGCAAGGGCTGGGACGACTATATCGGCGGCGCGGTGCTCGAGGCGATCGAGGTGGTCAAGGCCATCTCCGGCAAACCCCAGATCAATGCTTTGGGCTTTTGCGTGGGCGGCACGATGCTGGTCAATGCGCTGGCGGTGCTGGCCGCGCGCGGCGATGACTCGGTGGCCAGCGCGACCTTGCTCACCACCCTGGTGGACTTCCAGGACACCGGCATTCTCGATGTCTTCATTGACGAGAACTTCGTCAAGTTCCGCGAGCTGACCATGGGCCAGAACGGCCTGATGCCTGGCCAGGAACTGGCCTCCACGTTCAGCTTTCTGCGCCCGGTCGATCTGGTGTGGAACTATGTGGTGGGCAACTACCTCAAGGGCGAGACGCCGCCGCCTTTTGATCTGCTGTACTGGAACAGCGATTGCACCAACCTCCCCGGGCCTTATTACGCCTGGTACCTGCGCAACTTCTACCTGGAAAACAAGCTGGTGCAGCCTGGCGCGCTCAGCGTCTGCGGGGAAAAGCTCGATGTCGGCAAGATCGATATGCCCCTGTACATCTATGGCTCGCGCGAAGACCATATTGTGCCCATTGGCGCGGCCTACGCGTCCACCCAGGTGCTGGGAGGCGACAAGCGCTTTGTCATGGGTGCCTCGGGCCATATTGCCGGCGTCATCAACCCACCCGCCAAAAATAAGCGCAGCCACTGGCTGCGCGAGGATGGCCAATTGCCTGCCGACATCGACGCCTGGATCGACGGCGCCGACGAACTGCCGGGCAGTTGGTGGACAGACTGGAGCCAGTGGCTGGCCCAGCATGCCGGCAAAAAGGTGGCAGCGCCCAAAAGCTATGGCCGTGCGCGCACCGACTACCGGGAGCTCGAGCCTGCGCCTGGCAGCTATGTGCAAGCCAAAGCATGA
- a CDS encoding NUDIX hydrolase, whose product MTSRAPVDFCRRCGTHVEHRLPDDGDTKIRAICPACHTVHYENPLNVVGTVPYMGDKVLLCLRNIEPRKGYWTLPAGFMELDETTGQGAERETDEEAGADIAMGPLFSLVNVPHVGQVHLFYLAQLQSTEFKPGWETIEARLFSEAEIPWDQIAFRTVKVTLQRYFEDRKRGAFGIHVIDLETPAGPLVPPKATEASTTSAAS is encoded by the coding sequence ATGACCTCACGCGCCCCCGTTGATTTTTGCCGCCGCTGCGGCACCCACGTTGAGCACCGACTGCCCGATGACGGCGACACCAAGATCCGCGCGATCTGCCCGGCCTGCCATACCGTGCACTACGAGAACCCGCTGAACGTGGTGGGCACCGTCCCCTATATGGGCGACAAGGTGCTGCTGTGCCTGCGCAATATCGAGCCACGCAAAGGTTACTGGACCTTGCCGGCCGGCTTCATGGAGCTCGATGAGACCACCGGCCAGGGCGCCGAGCGCGAGACCGATGAGGAAGCGGGCGCCGACATCGCGATGGGCCCGCTGTTTTCGCTGGTCAATGTGCCGCATGTCGGCCAGGTACACCTGTTCTACCTGGCCCAGCTGCAAAGCACCGAATTCAAGCCCGGCTGGGAGACCATCGAAGCGCGGCTCTTCAGCGAGGCCGAGATTCCTTGGGACCAGATCGCCTTTCGCACCGTCAAGGTCACGTTGCAGCGCTATTTTGAAGACCGCAAGCGCGGCGCATTCGGCATCCATGTGATCGATCTGGAGACACCCGCCGGCCCCTTGGTTCCCCCCAAGGCTACCGAAGCGTCCACCACCTCGGCCGCTTCCTGA
- the maiA gene encoding maleylacetoacetate isomerase, giving the protein MKLHNYFRSSASYRVRIAMQAKGLAYDYLPVHLVKAEHREPAFASHVGDALVPALETDDGLWLNQSLAVIEWLDEAYPQTSSMLPGNALARARIRALALQVACEIHPINNLRVLAYLTGELGHSDAEKTQWYQHWCRTGLEAFERQLVLLAAERQAQGLAPSRFCWGDSLTMADCALVPQIFNAQRFKVSLDGLPLTMAAYEAAMATDAVQKAQPAACPDAQP; this is encoded by the coding sequence ATGAAGCTGCACAACTATTTCCGCTCGTCCGCGTCCTACCGGGTGCGCATTGCGATGCAGGCCAAGGGCCTGGCCTATGACTATCTGCCGGTGCACCTGGTCAAGGCCGAGCACCGCGAACCCGCCTTTGCCAGCCATGTGGGCGACGCGCTGGTGCCCGCGCTGGAGACCGATGACGGCCTGTGGCTGAACCAGTCGCTGGCCGTGATCGAGTGGCTGGACGAGGCCTACCCGCAGACGTCTTCGATGCTGCCGGGCAATGCGCTGGCCCGTGCCCGCATCCGCGCGCTGGCCCTGCAGGTGGCCTGCGAGATCCACCCGATCAACAACCTGCGGGTGCTGGCCTACCTGACCGGCGAGCTGGGCCACAGCGATGCTGAAAAAACCCAGTGGTACCAGCACTGGTGCCGTACCGGGCTGGAGGCCTTTGAGCGCCAATTGGTGCTGCTGGCGGCCGAGCGCCAGGCGCAAGGCTTGGCGCCATCGCGTTTTTGCTGGGGCGATAGCCTGACGATGGCCGACTGCGCGCTGGTGCCGCAAATCTTCAATGCCCAGCGCTTCAAGGTCAGCCTTGACGGTCTGCCGCTGACCATGGCCGCCTATGAGGCCGCCATGGCGACGGATGCGGTGCAAAAGGCCCAGCCTGCCGCCTGCCCGGATGCCCAGCCATGA
- a CDS encoding fumarylacetoacetate hydrolase family protein, whose translation MSQYVIPPASPTGVPVQGSDQLFPVRRVYCVGRNYEDHAKEMGFTGREAPFFFMKPADAVVPVATGSSGQIAYPTLTSNLHHEIELVVAIGKGGKNIAAADAAAHIWGYGVGLDMTRRDLQNDMKKQGRPWEIGKAFEGSAPIAALVPAAQAGDVNNAEIWLKVNGAERQHSNVQKLIWNIAETIEVISQAWELQAGDLIFTGTPEGVAAVVKGDVLEGGVTGLPPLKIELV comes from the coding sequence ATGAGCCAATACGTCATCCCTCCAGCCTCGCCAACCGGCGTACCTGTTCAAGGCAGCGACCAGCTGTTCCCCGTGCGCCGCGTCTACTGCGTGGGCCGCAACTACGAAGATCATGCCAAGGAAATGGGCTTTACCGGCCGCGAGGCGCCCTTCTTCTTCATGAAGCCCGCTGATGCGGTGGTGCCCGTGGCCACAGGTAGCAGCGGCCAGATCGCCTACCCAACGCTCACCAGCAACCTGCACCACGAGATCGAGCTGGTGGTGGCCATTGGCAAGGGCGGCAAGAACATTGCTGCAGCGGACGCCGCCGCGCACATCTGGGGCTATGGCGTGGGGCTGGACATGACGCGCCGCGACCTGCAAAACGACATGAAAAAGCAAGGCCGCCCCTGGGAGATCGGCAAGGCCTTTGAAGGCAGCGCACCCATCGCAGCCCTGGTGCCCGCCGCCCAGGCCGGTGATGTCAACAACGCCGAGATCTGGCTCAAGGTCAACGGTGCCGAACGCCAGCACAGCAATGTGCAAAAGCTGATCTGGAACATTGCCGAGACCATTGAAGTGATCTCGCAAGCCTGGGAGCTGCAAGCCGGTGACCTGATCTTCACCGGCACGCCCGAAGGCGTGGCCGCAGTCGTCAAGGGCGATGTGCTCGAAGGCGGCGTGACGGGCCTGCCCCCATTGAAAATCGAGCTGGTGTAA